Genomic DNA from Nitrosospira lacus:
TGTCCCACGGCGGCATTGAATTGCCGATGCCTGTTAAACTGGCGATGAAGCTGGGATCAAAAGTCATGACAAAAACCGCATATTGGGTTTGACGAAAGATCTCATGCCTCCACGATTCTGAAGTCGTGGGTCAGTTCCGCCGTTTTTCCCAGCATGATCGAGGCCGAGCAGTATTTTTCCGCGGAGAGTCTGATCGCCCGTTCCGCTTGTTCGGGCTTCAGTTGTTTCCCGGTGAGGATAAAATGAAAATGAATGCGGGTGAACACTTTGGGTTCTTCCGGTGCCCGTTCCGCTTCAATTTCCACCACGCAATCGCTGATATCCTGCCGGCTTTTTTTAAGAATCAATACCACGTCAAAAGCTGCGCAACCGCCGGTTCCCATTAACAGCATTTCCATGGGGCGTGGCCCCCGGTTTTTGCCGCCCGCTTCTGGCGGACCATCCATCAGTATGCTGTGGCCGCTGCCCGATTCGCCCAGAAAGCTCATTCCTTCCTTCCATTCGATGCGTGCTTTCATGCTATTCCTCTTCGAAGAATCCAAAATGTTATTTTAATCCTTTCGTCCGGTCTCCGCCCAAGACAGGATACCAGGGGCGACTGATGGATGAGATCGGAGACCTTGATTCACAGGACGGGTTTCATGGTTGACCGGAAGCAGGCATGAGCCGGTACCATAGTATGCCAATGACCTCATGGAGGAACCAGTTGCTCTTTTGCAGTGCGCCAGTTGTCGGGATGAATGCGAAGACATCTGTCTTATATCGTGTGGTGTACGCGGTGGCAGCGGGTGTAACCTTGAATCCGGCTTGTTCGAACTCCCTCGACGCTCTTGGCATGTGCCAGGCGTGAGTGACCAGCGCGACACGGTTGATCCCTTTTTTTTTGAGAATGGCAAAGCTCTTGTAGGCATTCTCGCGGGTGTTGCACGAGTCCTCCTCTATCCACTTAACCGGAACCCGAAACTCGTCTTCGAGCGCTGCCTTCATTTGCGCCGCCTCCGAAGAGTCGCCTCCCAGAGGAGAGCCGCCTGTCGCCAATATCGGCTTACCTGTGAACCGATGCAGCCGCGCGGCATAACGGATGCGCTCCAGGCCGAGCCGGTTCACGGTGTCACCGTCATATTCCGGCGCATCGAAATAGGTGCCTGCACCCAGTACTACGATGGCTTGTATATTATCGAAGGAGTGGGATGCCGGGGGTGTCTCCAGCTTTTGCAACGCGGTTTCGGCGACAAATGGAATGGACAGCAGATAAAGCAGAGTCAGCGCGAGCATAACCAGAACCTTGCCTATTCTCGGGTGGCGCTTGATAAGCAGCACCCCCATCACGCCTAACAGGATAAGATTCAATGGGAGAAGCAGAAATGCGCTTGCCAGATTAGTCGCAAACCAGCCCATGGTTAATTGGTATACAAGAGCTTAATGTCCGATTATTGATGTGGCATAGGTACGCACGGTATTTACATCATACTATTCTGCTATGCCGCTTTACGAGAGGGAAATAAAAAAGCCGGCGCGTTGATGCGCCGGCTTTTTTATTAAACAAAATCGGTTATTTGAGCGATAGAATAAACGACACCAGCGTTTTGATATTGGCATCGCTGACATTGGAATTCGGTGGCATCGCGATCGGTCCCCACACGCCGGTGCTTCCTTTCTTCACTTTTTCTTCCAGCTTGGCCTGGGCGCCTGCATCATCCTTGTACTTGGCGGCGATATCCTTTAGCGCCGGTCCGACCAGTTTCTTGTCAACTGTGTGACAGTTCATGCAACCGCTGGCTTTCGCCAAGTCCGCGTTCGCTTGCGCGGTACCCACCATCAACAGGGCCGATGCCGCAACCACTCCCATCCAGACAGCTTTCATGCTTACTCCTTTTATCCGTTAATTATAGAAGAACCAATCTTACCTTGAATTTCACAGACGCGCAGCAATTCCTGCAAGTCAGAGATCTCCGGTAGGCATTTAACGCCTTGGCAGACCCAGGCGTTGACGGCGTTATCCGTTGCAGCCGGTTTATTCAGACCGGGCGGCAGCCGAAGAAGTTCCAGCGGCAAAGCAAATGCCAGAGCGTACGGGGAGCTGTACCGCAATGCTTTTTTCCATTCCGTCAAAGCAAGCGCCTGACCACGAAGTATAACAATTTGCGGGGGCGAGAGCGATTGTTCGAGTGCGACCAACAAACTGCAGCACGAGCTGGTATAGCGGGACAGGGTGGGGTAGAACAAACTCAAAGCACGTTCGGCGGCCTGCAAATAACGAAATTCGCCGAGCAGATGCCCCAGCCGCTGAAGGGCGTATGCCGCCACGCCATTACCCGAAGGCGTGGCGTTATCAAGGCCCGGCTTGGGGCGATGTATCAGTCTCTCATGGTCATGGCTGGTGAAGAAAAAACCTCCCGCCTGTTTGTCCTCGAATTGCTCCAGCAGCACATCGGCCAGTGCTATGGCAAAATCCAGATCGGCCTGACGAAACTCCGCCTGCATCAGTTCCAGCAAGCCATCCAGCAGGAAGGCGTAATCGTCCAGATAGGCATTGAGATGCGCCTTGCCATCCTTGCAGGTTGCCAGCAGACGGTTATTCTTCCATAGCGTGGAACGAATGAAATCCACTGCGAGAGTTGCGGATTGGATCCAGTCGGAGCGTTCGAAAACATTGCCCGCACGCGTCATTCCCTTGATCATCAACCCGTTCCAGCTGGTGAGGATTTTCTCGTCGCGGCCCGGGCGCACGCGTAATTCGCGCTCGATAAAAAGTTTCCTGCGCCCTGATGCAAGCCTTTGCCGTGCTTCTTCATGCTGGATACCGATAGCCCGGGCAACGTCCGCAAGGGGCTGGGTGATTTCCAGATTCCAGTGTTTCTGTTCGAAGTTTGGGGTACGCAGGAGCCCGTAATAGGGGGCAACCACGGCATATTCTTCCGGCGACAGAATTTGCGCTATTTGAGCGTAATCCCATACATAGAATTTGCCTTCTTCATCTTCGGAATCGGCATCCAGCGTTGAGTAATATCCACTCCCGCCCATCATGCCTGCTTCTACCCCAACCGGTGGTTGCATTTCCCGCATCACCCATTCGGCTGTTTCTTCCACAACTCGTTTGAATAATGGGTCTCCAGTGGCGAGCCAGGCGTCGGCGTAGAGTCGCAGCAACGGTCCGTTGTCATAAAGCATTTTTTCGAAATGTGGAATGCTCCAGTGCTGATCCGTGCTGTAGCGGCAGAAACCGCCGCCCAGTTGGTCGTAGATGCCACCCTCCGCCATTTTTTTCAGGGTATGCGCCGCCATGCGCAATGTCTCCGCATTGCCGGTGGCAACGTAGCGGCGCAAGCAGAATTCCAGCTCGGTGGGATGAAGGAATTTCGGCACATCGCCAAAACCGCCATTTACGGAATCGAACCGGTCCCTCAACTCGGCCAGCGCCTGATCAAGCGGCTGTTCCGAAAATGCCGAGGTTGGCGAGCCTGCTGACGGCAGCGTGCTGGCAAATGAGCGCAGCAGCGAGGCGCCCTGCCGCTCGATTTCTTCGCCGCGAGTGGAATATGTTTCGGCGACGCGTGGCAGCAGATCCAGAAAACCCGGCAGACCGTGGCGTGGGGCCTTAGGAAAATACGTACCGCCAAAAAATGGCTTCTGGTCGGGTGTCAGAAACAGCGTCAGTGGCCAGCCGCCATGACGCTGGGTTAGCATGTAAAGCGCGCTCTGATAAATCTGGTCGAGATCGGGGCGCTCTTCGCGATCCACCTTGATATTCACGAAGTGCTGGTTCATCGCCGCGGCAACTTCCGCATCTTCAAAAGATTCGTGTGCCATGACATGGCACCAGTGACAGGCCGAGTAGCCAATGGAAAGCAGTATCGGCTTATTCCCGGTGCGGGCCAGCGTCAATGCCTCGTCTCCCCAGGGATACCAATCCACGGGATTTTCCACGTGCTGAAGCAGGTACGGACTGGTTTCGCCGGAAAGATGATTGAGCATGGGTTCCTGGTCAAGGTGGATTAATCCGTTACCGCTCCCCGGCTAGCCGTGGAAACCGATTTTGCATATTTTGCCAGCACGCCCCGCACATAGCGGGGTGGTGGCTGCGTCCATTCGGCGCGGCGCCGCACAAGTTCTTCCTCTGTAACATTGAGTTGCAGCAGACGCTGCTCGGCGTCTATGGTGATGGAATCCCCTTCATGCACCAGCGCGATGGTTCCTCCCACAAACGCTTCGGGCGCGACGTGACCCACCACCATTCCGTAGGTGCCGCCCGAGAAGCGCCCATCGGTGATAAGTCCCACCGAATCTCCAAGACCCTCGCCGATGAGGGCGGAAGTGGGCGAAAGCATTTCGCGCATGCCAGGCCCTCCCCTGGGACCTTCATAGCGTATGACGACCACGTCACCGGGCTGGATTTGCCGCGCAAGTATTGCCGCCATGCAGGTTTCTTCGGATTCGAACACGCGTGCCGGGCCGGTGATTTTTGGCGTTTTCACGCCGGTGATCTTGGCTACGCAACCCTCGCTTGAAAGATTACCTTTGAGTATGGCAAGGTGGCCCTGCGCATACATGGGATTTTCCCATTGCCGGATTACATCCTGATCCTTGCGCGGTGTTGAGGGAATGTCATGCAGTAACTCCGCCACTGTCTGGCCGCTTATGGTGATGCAATCGCCGTGCAGCAAGCCGTGTTCGAGCAGCATCTTCATGACTTGGGGGACGCCTCCTGCCTTGTGCAGGTCGGTGGCCACGTAGCGGCCGGAGGGTTTCAGGTCGCACAGCACCGGCACTTTGCCGCGCATCCATTCAAAATCATCGATAGTGAGATCCACCTCCGCCGCGTGGGCAATGGCGAGGAAATGCAATACCGCATTGGTCGAACCGCCGACCGCCATGATCACGGCAATCGCATTCTCGATGGATTTCCGGGTGATGATGTCGCGTGGACGGA
This window encodes:
- a CDS encoding OsmC family protein; its protein translation is MKARIEWKEGMSFLGESGSGHSILMDGPPEAGGKNRGPRPMEMLLMGTGGCAAFDVVLILKKSRQDISDCVVEIEAERAPEEPKVFTRIHFHFILTGKQLKPEQAERAIRLSAEKYCSASIMLGKTAELTHDFRIVEA
- a CDS encoding YdcF family protein codes for the protein MGWFATNLASAFLLLPLNLILLGVMGVLLIKRHPRIGKVLVMLALTLLYLLSIPFVAETALQKLETPPASHSFDNIQAIVVLGAGTYFDAPEYDGDTVNRLGLERIRYAARLHRFTGKPILATGGSPLGGDSSEAAQMKAALEDEFRVPVKWIEEDSCNTRENAYKSFAILKKKGINRVALVTHAWHMPRASREFEQAGFKVTPAATAYTTRYKTDVFAFIPTTGALQKSNWFLHEVIGILWYRLMPASGQP
- a CDS encoding c-type cytochrome, which codes for MKAVWMGVVAASALLMVGTAQANADLAKASGCMNCHTVDKKLVGPALKDIAAKYKDDAGAQAKLEEKVKKGSTGVWGPIAMPPNSNVSDANIKTLVSFILSLK
- a CDS encoding thioredoxin domain-containing protein — encoded protein: MLNHLSGETSPYLLQHVENPVDWYPWGDEALTLARTGNKPILLSIGYSACHWCHVMAHESFEDAEVAAAMNQHFVNIKVDREERPDLDQIYQSALYMLTQRHGGWPLTLFLTPDQKPFFGGTYFPKAPRHGLPGFLDLLPRVAETYSTRGEEIERQGASLLRSFASTLPSAGSPTSAFSEQPLDQALAELRDRFDSVNGGFGDVPKFLHPTELEFCLRRYVATGNAETLRMAAHTLKKMAEGGIYDQLGGGFCRYSTDQHWSIPHFEKMLYDNGPLLRLYADAWLATGDPLFKRVVEETAEWVMREMQPPVGVEAGMMGGSGYYSTLDADSEDEEGKFYVWDYAQIAQILSPEEYAVVAPYYGLLRTPNFEQKHWNLEITQPLADVARAIGIQHEEARQRLASGRRKLFIERELRVRPGRDEKILTSWNGLMIKGMTRAGNVFERSDWIQSATLAVDFIRSTLWKNNRLLATCKDGKAHLNAYLDDYAFLLDGLLELMQAEFRQADLDFAIALADVLLEQFEDKQAGGFFFTSHDHERLIHRPKPGLDNATPSGNGVAAYALQRLGHLLGEFRYLQAAERALSLFYPTLSRYTSSCCSLLVALEQSLSPPQIVILRGQALALTEWKKALRYSSPYALAFALPLELLRLPPGLNKPAATDNAVNAWVCQGVKCLPEISDLQELLRVCEIQGKIGSSIING
- the ilvD gene encoding dihydroxy-acid dehydratase, which produces MPDNKRSQAITQGAQRSPNRAMLRAVGFNDSDFDKPIVGVANGFSTITPCNKGLNELAISAEDALKEAGAMPQMFGTITISDGISMGTEGMKYSLVSREVIADSIETAVQGESMDGVIAIGGCDKNMPGAMIAMARMNVPAIFVYGGTIKPGRYMGRDLTIVSAFEAVGQYTAHKIDEKELLEVERHACPGAGSCGGMFTANTMSSAFEAMGMSLPYSSTMAAEDGEKRVSAARSAEVLVDAIRAQIRPRDIITRKSIENAIAVIMAVGGSTNAVLHFLAIAHAAEVDLTIDDFEWMRGKVPVLCDLKPSGRYVATDLHKAGGVPQVMKMLLEHGLLHGDCITISGQTVAELLHDIPSTPRKDQDVIRQWENPMYAQGHLAILKGNLSSEGCVAKITGVKTPKITGPARVFESEETCMAAILARQIQPGDVVVIRYEGPRGGPGMREMLSPTSALIGEGLGDSVGLITDGRFSGGTYGMVVGHVAPEAFVGGTIALVHEGDSITIDAEQRLLQLNVTEEELVRRRAEWTQPPPRYVRGVLAKYAKSVSTASRGAVTD